The following proteins are co-located in the Bacillota bacterium genome:
- a CDS encoding AMP-binding protein, whose product MNTMPIYKVRPIRDLKDMVKQSVELFANKNAFWIKADKEENYKGITYSEFKEDIDALGTALINMGLKDKFIAVIGENRYEWCVTYLAVVNGTGVIVPLDKELPTAEIENLLIRSNASAVFFSGKFIDQMKMLSSKLTTVKYFINMDAVDDVAKDAFEGATKDEAVFLSFRGLIAKGKDLILSGDRSFIDAPVDAEKMSILLFTSGTTDLAKGVMLSHKNICSNLTAVCSVLYIDSNDSVLSILPLHHTYECTCGFLVMIYNGCTISFNEGLKHIAKNLKETKPSIIILVPLILEGMYKKIWEQASKKRGLKTKLKIAIFISNMLLNVFKIDIRRKLFKHIHENIGGRVRLIISGAAAINPEVSKGFRSLGIKVRQGYGLTECSPIVTVNHDKEFRDDSIGKPLPGVEVKIENADENGIGEIVVKGNNVMLGYFGDPNATQKVMKDGWLYTGDLGKMDSNGFFYITGRKKNVIVTKNGKNIYPEEVEACLNKSPYILESLVWGKDEEGSDETLVYAKIVPDFEAIKNKLGTDNFSEDDIYKIIEDEVKAANRSMPLYKRVRDFSIKEEEFVKTTTRKIKRYVERM is encoded by the coding sequence ATGAATACTATGCCCATCTACAAAGTCAGACCTATAAGAGATTTGAAAGACATGGTAAAACAAAGTGTGGAACTTTTCGCCAATAAAAATGCATTTTGGATTAAAGCCGATAAAGAAGAAAATTACAAAGGAATAACTTATTCTGAATTTAAAGAAGATATTGACGCTCTTGGTACAGCTTTGATTAACATGGGTCTTAAAGACAAGTTTATAGCAGTAATAGGTGAAAACCGTTATGAATGGTGTGTTACCTACCTTGCCGTAGTAAACGGTACAGGAGTCATTGTGCCGTTAGATAAGGAATTACCTACGGCAGAAATTGAAAACTTACTGATACGTTCTAATGCGTCTGCTGTATTCTTTTCCGGAAAGTTTATCGACCAGATGAAAATGCTATCCTCCAAGCTTACGACAGTCAAATATTTTATAAACATGGACGCAGTTGACGATGTTGCTAAAGATGCTTTCGAAGGAGCTACTAAAGATGAAGCTGTTTTTTTATCCTTCCGTGGACTTATAGCCAAAGGGAAAGATCTTATTCTATCCGGTGACAGATCCTTCATTGATGCTCCTGTCGATGCAGAGAAAATGAGTATACTTTTATTTACTTCCGGTACTACAGACCTGGCAAAAGGGGTAATGCTGTCACATAAAAACATCTGTTCCAATTTAACTGCCGTATGTTCCGTCCTCTATATCGACAGCAACGATTCCGTATTATCCATACTGCCTCTCCATCACACATATGAATGCACTTGCGGTTTTTTAGTAATGATATATAATGGTTGCACCATATCTTTTAATGAAGGATTAAAACATATTGCCAAAAACCTTAAAGAAACAAAGCCGTCTATAATTATTCTTGTGCCGTTAATACTTGAGGGTATGTATAAAAAAATATGGGAACAGGCATCAAAGAAAAGGGGCCTGAAAACAAAACTGAAAATTGCCATATTCATTAGCAATATGCTGCTAAATGTATTTAAAATCGATATTCGCAGGAAGCTTTTTAAACATATTCATGAAAATATCGGCGGAAGAGTAAGGCTAATTATATCGGGGGCAGCTGCAATCAACCCCGAAGTTTCAAAAGGTTTCAGGTCTTTAGGAATTAAGGTGCGTCAGGGTTACGGCCTTACAGAATGTTCCCCTATTGTTACGGTAAACCATGATAAAGAATTCAGAGATGACTCTATCGGCAAACCTTTGCCTGGGGTTGAGGTTAAGATTGAAAATGCCGATGAAAATGGCATTGGCGAAATAGTTGTCAAAGGCAATAATGTTATGCTTGGTTATTTCGGTGACCCTAATGCCACACAAAAAGTAATGAAGGACGGCTGGTTATACACAGGTGACTTAGGCAAAATGGATAGTAATGGATTCTTCTATATAACAGGGCGCAAGAAAAATGTCATTGTTACTAAAAACGGGAAAAATATTTACCCTGAAGAAGTAGAAGCCTGTCTCAATAAAAGCCCTTATATACTTGAATCACTTGTATGGGGTAAAGATGAAGAAGGTTCGGACGAAACTCTCGTTTATGCGAAAATAGTACCCGATTTTGAAGCTATTAAAAACAAGCTGGGTACAGACAATTTTTCGGAAGATGATATTTATAAAATAATTGAAGATGAAGTTAAGGCAGCAAACAGAAGCATGCCCTTATACAAAAGGGTAAGGGATTTTTCAATAAAAGAAGAGGAATTTGTAAAAACCACAACAAGAAAAATTAAACGATATGTAGAAAGGATGTAA
- a CDS encoding helix-hairpin-helix domain-containing protein, whose translation MIYEAIEAGGGATKEADIENINMVYKLEENVMLNILPKDRAFASEKDQSNPGGEKSTDAGGGIQIIRDEGDSLLIYTGGIQGKENSLAALGEKININTASIAELDTLPGIGKVTAESIIKYRQQYGKFKKIDDIMNVPGIKESKFEKIKDFITVE comes from the coding sequence ATGATATATGAAGCTATTGAGGCTGGAGGAGGTGCTACAAAAGAAGCAGATATAGAAAACATTAATATGGTATACAAGCTGGAAGAGAATGTAATGTTAAACATCTTACCCAAAGATAGGGCCTTTGCAAGCGAAAAGGACCAAAGCAATCCAGGGGGAGAAAAAAGCACAGATGCAGGGGGAGGCATACAGATAATAAGGGATGAGGGAGATTCGCTGCTTATTTACACTGGCGGAATTCAAGGTAAAGAAAACTCATTAGCGGCCTTAGGGGAAAAAATAAATATTAATACCGCCTCTATTGCTGAACTTGACACTTTGCCTGGTATAGGAAAGGTGACAGCGGAAAGTATTATAAAATACAGACAGCAATACGGAAAATTTAAAAAAATTGATGATATTATGAATGTACCGGGAATAAAAGAGAGTAAATTTGAAAAAATAAAAGATTTTATAACTGTCGAGTAA
- a CDS encoding fumarylacetoacetate hydrolase family protein, translating into MVILSFDYNGKNRTGILEDNRIREILGSCYGEFELTDTFYEIKDVKLLPPCMPLKVVAVGLNYIDHIKEFGERELPKEPTIFIKLPHTIIGPEDSIIIPRGATRVDYEAELAVVIKKYCRRVGKEEAVNYILGATCLNDVTERNIQAQDGQWTRSKNFETFCPIGPYIVTDIDYNNLDIKLLLNGEIKQHSNTSNMIWKVEELVSFISGVMPLYPGDIVTTGTTKGVGPMKPGDVVEVVIEGIGILRNYVKDV; encoded by the coding sequence ATGGTTATATTAAGTTTTGATTATAATGGTAAAAACAGGACAGGTATTTTGGAAGATAATAGAATTAGAGAAATTTTAGGAAGTTGTTACGGGGAATTTGAACTAACTGATACATTCTATGAAATTAAAGATGTAAAGCTGCTTCCACCGTGTATGCCTTTGAAAGTTGTAGCTGTAGGTTTAAATTACATAGATCATATAAAGGAATTCGGTGAACGTGAGCTGCCGAAGGAACCAACAATATTTATTAAACTTCCTCATACAATCATTGGGCCGGAAGACAGTATAATTATTCCGAGAGGAGCAACTCGCGTGGATTATGAAGCAGAACTTGCTGTGGTAATAAAAAAGTACTGCAGGCGAGTTGGAAAGGAGGAAGCAGTCAATTATATATTAGGCGCAACTTGTTTAAATGATGTTACTGAGAGAAATATACAAGCACAGGATGGTCAATGGACTAGAAGTAAAAACTTTGAAACATTTTGTCCTATAGGTCCGTATATAGTTACAGATATTGATTATAACAACCTTGATATAAAGCTTTTATTAAATGGAGAAATTAAGCAACATTCAAATACATCTAATATGATATGGAAGGTAGAGGAGCTGGTAAGCTTTATTTCAGGAGTAATGCCTCTTTACCCCGGGGATATAGTTACAACAGGCACTACAAAGGGTGTAGGGCCTATGAAACCAGGTGATGTGGTAGAAGTGGTAATTGAAGGCATTGGTATATTAAGAAATTATGTAAAGGATGTATGA
- a CDS encoding PHP domain-containing protein gives MALYKTMYKYDVHVHTSEVSPCAKVNALEVVKLYKKAGYAGIVITDHYFKGFFESINSYNWKDKMDQYLEGYRKAFNEGRRIGLNVILGMEITFTDSPNDFLVYGINEEFLKENPELYNLNLREFRGLIEGKGMLIYQAHPFRTGITVQDPGLLDGIEVYNGNPRHDSRNPIAYLFAYENGLKMVSGSDFHQIQDLAKGGIILKNNIVTLEDFVEVLRNGEGVELIMNDNYLHFANISK, from the coding sequence ATGGCTCTATATAAAACTATGTATAAATATGATGTGCACGTGCATACTTCTGAAGTTAGTCCTTGCGCAAAAGTGAATGCCCTGGAAGTGGTTAAACTTTATAAAAAAGCCGGATATGCAGGAATTGTAATAACCGACCATTATTTTAAAGGATTTTTCGAGAGCATAAATTCTTACAATTGGAAAGATAAAATGGATCAATATCTAGAAGGATACAGAAAGGCATTTAACGAAGGCAGAAGGATAGGATTGAATGTAATACTGGGTATGGAAATAACATTTACTGACAGTCCCAACGATTTTTTAGTTTATGGTATAAATGAAGAGTTTCTAAAAGAAAACCCTGAACTTTACAACCTCAATCTCAGGGAGTTCCGAGGGCTGATTGAAGGTAAGGGAATGTTGATATACCAGGCACACCCTTTCAGGACGGGGATTACTGTTCAAGATCCAGGGCTATTGGATGGTATTGAAGTGTATAATGGAAACCCAAGGCATGATTCGAGAAACCCTATTGCATATTTATTTGCATATGAAAATGGTCTTAAAATGGTATCCGGTTCAGATTTTCACCAGATCCAGGACTTGGCAAAGGGCGGAATTATACTAAAGAATAATATTGTTACTTTGGAAGATTTTGTTGAAGTTTTAAGAAATGGTGAAGGTGTTGAATTAATAATGAATGATAACTACTTGCATTTTGCAAATATAAGCAAATAA
- a CDS encoding extracellular solute-binding protein, whose translation MRVPDVSYKQTRIFSIIIAILLVFILFTSCRSENKVVVYTSVDQNYAEQFFKYFEKETGIKVIPAFDTEASKTTGLVNRLIEESKNPRADVFWNGEFAQTLVLKSEGVLAPYKSEEAAAIPEYFKDEESYWTAFGGRARVLLVNTNVLSEEDMPRSIYSLLDEKYDPNRIGMAYPLFGTTATHAAAIYAAFGPTDANKFFKQIAKRKIRIVDGNSVVRDLVVEGVLAFGLTDTDDAIGAIEKGAPVKMVFPDQGEGEMGTLIVPNTVAIIKGGPNPKNAKVFIDFILKPESEKYLLEELGWIQTTVRPVGASNKYFNPDSVKSLKVKLEDIYQYMEQAKNELKELFIR comes from the coding sequence ATGAGAGTGCCTGACGTTTCGTATAAACAAACACGTATTTTCTCAATTATTATTGCCATTTTATTGGTTTTTATTTTGTTTACTTCATGCAGGAGCGAAAACAAGGTTGTAGTCTATACTTCTGTTGATCAAAATTATGCTGAGCAGTTCTTTAAATATTTTGAAAAAGAAACAGGCATCAAAGTAATTCCTGCTTTTGATACAGAAGCGTCAAAAACCACGGGACTTGTTAATCGACTAATTGAAGAAAGTAAGAATCCTAGGGCGGATGTTTTTTGGAATGGGGAATTTGCCCAAACATTAGTATTAAAATCTGAGGGGGTGCTAGCCCCATATAAGTCTGAAGAAGCGGCAGCAATACCGGAATATTTTAAGGATGAAGAAAGCTATTGGACGGCTTTTGGAGGGAGAGCAAGGGTGCTTCTTGTAAATACAAACGTTTTGAGCGAAGAAGATATGCCGCGTTCAATTTACAGCCTGCTTGACGAAAAATATGACCCGAACAGAATAGGAATGGCTTACCCGTTGTTTGGAACCACGGCAACACACGCTGCAGCAATATATGCCGCTTTTGGACCAACTGATGCAAACAAGTTTTTTAAACAGATTGCAAAGAGAAAAATAAGGATTGTTGACGGGAATTCAGTAGTACGTGACTTAGTTGTAGAAGGAGTATTGGCTTTTGGGCTTACTGATACCGATGACGCTATTGGAGCTATAGAAAAGGGCGCTCCCGTAAAAATGGTATTTCCTGATCAAGGAGAAGGTGAAATGGGGACACTTATTGTTCCAAATACTGTCGCAATTATTAAAGGCGGTCCTAATCCAAAGAATGCAAAAGTATTTATTGATTTTATTTTAAAGCCTGAGAGTGAAAAGTATTTATTGGAAGAATTAGGGTGGATACAAACAACAGTTAGGCCTGTAGGAGCATCAAATAAATATTTCAACCCTGATAGCGTAAAGTCCTTAAAAGTAAAATTAGAAGATATTTACCAATATATGGAACAAGCTAAAAACGAACTTAAGGAGCTGTTTATTCGTTGA
- a CDS encoding iron ABC transporter permease, which produces MALLPAATALILSGLLPIEENMVASGQVLAKDPKVWWRIVLPTAAPQIISTTGLIFLLSFCDYTIPSLFSINVYAVEPFVEYSSSYNVFRALFTSLPLLVPSVFVFFFSMKNVRKLFLMKREQYVLKSLFQWGLPLRLIQVTSFFILISGAAVLLIVMLFNIEVFKQVPMVISSSTSDIAYTLMISLLASLISLVLCALAAKALNELKNPGILWSIILLPFAIPAPLVGTAIIALFNHPIKLMQFLYNSMLMPVLACTVRFSPVGVLIFSSYLVRLDYSAIEAAGILSGNRIRILFNISFPMLMPAFILTFLSVFFLSIGELGATVMLLPPGMGTLTLKIYNYLHYGANERVMALCLIIVSIVMLPGLLIVILSSKSKKRSGCGFD; this is translated from the coding sequence ATGGCTCTTTTACCTGCTGCTACCGCCTTAATACTTTCAGGACTTTTACCGATTGAAGAAAATATGGTTGCATCTGGACAGGTCTTGGCAAAAGATCCAAAGGTATGGTGGCGTATTGTTCTCCCAACAGCGGCACCCCAAATTATCTCCACGACGGGACTAATTTTCTTACTTAGCTTTTGTGATTATACAATACCTTCTCTTTTTTCAATAAATGTTTATGCGGTGGAACCATTTGTGGAATACAGCTCTTCATACAACGTATTCAGAGCACTTTTTACATCTCTGCCTTTACTTGTACCATCTGTTTTTGTATTTTTTTTCTCTATGAAAAATGTGCGCAAGTTGTTCCTAATGAAAAGAGAACAATATGTACTAAAATCTTTATTTCAATGGGGATTACCTTTAAGGCTGATACAGGTTACATCATTTTTTATTTTGATTTCAGGAGCAGCTGTATTGCTTATTGTAATGCTTTTTAATATTGAGGTTTTTAAGCAAGTACCTATGGTTATTTCTTCCAGTACTTCGGATATAGCCTATACCTTAATGATTTCTTTACTTGCATCATTAATTTCATTAGTTTTATGTGCCCTTGCAGCAAAAGCACTTAATGAATTAAAAAACCCCGGAATACTATGGAGTATTATTCTTTTACCTTTTGCTATTCCAGCTCCTTTAGTAGGTACGGCAATAATCGCTCTTTTTAACCATCCTATTAAATTAATGCAGTTTTTATATAACAGCATGTTAATGCCTGTATTAGCTTGTACAGTACGTTTTTCTCCCGTAGGAGTATTAATTTTTTCATCATACCTGGTACGGCTGGATTATTCTGCAATTGAAGCAGCGGGTATACTATCGGGAAATCGGATTAGAATTTTATTTAATATATCTTTTCCAATGCTTATGCCTGCATTTATTCTAACTTTTTTGAGCGTTTTTTTTCTTTCAATAGGAGAACTTGGAGCAACTGTAATGCTATTGCCGCCAGGCATGGGTACTTTGACTTTGAAAATATATAACTATTTGCATTATGGCGCAAATGAACGGGTAATGGCCCTGTGCCTTATTATTGTAAGTATAGTAATGTTACCGGGATTATTAATTGTTATATTATCATCAAAATCGAAAAAAAGGTCGGGATGTGGTTTTGATTAA
- a CDS encoding ATP-binding cassette domain-containing protein: MIKLVNITKKFKNRILFEKINLEFYEGTNTWIIGPSGAGKTTILRIIAGLLEPDEGFVFQNGKLVVKKGFHVHPSLRNLGFVFQSHALWPHMTVYHNIAFGIADMDKKEQSLRVHTLLEGLGLKGYADRYPSELSAGEAGRVSIARMLAHCPKLLLMDEPFSNLDDESRKNVYAFVREWIAKQKTTLICVTHNKEDISAFQGNVIILKNGVVNKLF, from the coding sequence TTGATTAAATTAGTAAATATTACTAAAAAATTTAAAAACCGGATATTATTTGAGAAAATAAATCTTGAATTTTACGAAGGAACCAATACCTGGATTATTGGACCATCAGGAGCCGGTAAGACAACCATCTTACGGATTATTGCAGGACTTTTGGAGCCTGACGAAGGCTTTGTTTTCCAGAATGGCAAGCTTGTTGTAAAAAAAGGATTTCACGTCCACCCCTCACTCAGAAACTTGGGCTTTGTTTTTCAAAGCCATGCTCTTTGGCCACACATGACCGTATATCACAATATTGCATTTGGTATAGCGGATATGGATAAAAAGGAACAATCATTGCGTGTACATACTTTGTTGGAAGGGCTTGGACTAAAAGGATATGCAGACCGTTATCCAAGTGAACTTTCAGCAGGCGAGGCAGGTAGAGTAAGCATAGCTAGAATGCTGGCGCACTGTCCTAAACTTCTTTTAATGGACGAACCATTTTCTAACCTTGATGACGAAAGCCGAAAAAATGTATATGCTTTTGTAAGGGAATGGATTGCAAAGCAAAAAACAACCCTGATTTGCGTTACTCATAATAAAGAAGATATAAGTGCTTTTCAAGGAAATGTAATTATTTTAAAAAACGGGGTTGTAAACAAGCTATTTTAA